A window from Drosophila nasuta strain 15112-1781.00 chromosome 3, ASM2355853v1, whole genome shotgun sequence encodes these proteins:
- the LOC132792483 gene encoding GRB10-interacting GYF protein 2-like isoform X2: MILDKSCIAPAGHVQFLKNRRVLPVILSAKRFNDIVYRSTMGAKRDKLAAAEEDERYLEYLKKGHDALSKHFTNVGAHSLDEEKQAKLDQELREAEIREKQIRLEDERTRKERIIRANRILEELKPGQRALHHALMESEMIYQRKYNEAVNREILQNAENQQRRDEIECPETLVPASSLTEEELKAKEQVKAIVVRALFLKDIEERRQQKADEKEQEIYEGIVEREQYKCLHEQELKAAKKLAEKRREFCRNAYRESLKEKAAVTKFEKICNKIDDRVICVDNARRRHLDTRYNVAVNTMRNKIIQNREKQAVEVCRQQEASKQQNRKLHEEIVDRYDVEVEMDEARRQCQIEELSKQRRAYQRIEQRQAREKRQKEAEIRRYQIAGRLKNHETNKRFANIQQLRKDKATSELRSTLFGQRDEFLEKQREEKMI; encoded by the exons ATGATCCTCGATAAGTCTTGTATTGCTCCAGCTGGACACGTCCAGTTTCTCAAGAATCGCAGAGTTTTGCCTGTGATACTGAGTGCTAAGCGCTTTAATGATATTGTATATAGATCTACAATGGGTGCAAAGCGGGACAAATTGGCGGCAGCTGAAGAGGATGAGAGATATTTGGAATACCTCAAGAAAGGACACGATGCACTTTCTAAACACTTCACAAATGTCGGTGCTCACTCATTGGATGAGGAGAAACAAGCGAAGCTAGATCAGGAATTAAGAGAAGCCGAAATTAGGGAAAAGCAAATACGATTGGAGGATGAACGAACACGCAAAGAGCGAATAATACGGGCAAATCGCATATTGGAGGAACTTAAGCCAGGACAACGTGCCCTTCATCATGCGCTGATGGAAAGCGAAATGATTTACCAACGCAAATACAATGAAGCTGTCAATCGCGAGATACTTCAGAATGCTGAAAACCAGCAACGCCGAGATGAGATTGAGTGTCCAGAAACACTTGTGCCAGCAAGTAGTCTGACTGAGGAAGAGTTGAAAGCCAAGGAACAGGTTAAAGCCATCGTCGTTCGTGCTCTTTTTCTCAAAGACATTGAAGAAAGGCGCCAGCAAAAAGCAGATGAGAAGGAACAGGAGATCTACGAAGGCATTGTTGAGCGCGAGCAGTACAAATGTCTCCATGAGCAGGAACTGAAGGCTGCGAAAAAACTTGCAGAGAAAAGGCGCGAATTTTGTCGAAATGCTTATCGAGAATCATTAAAAGAGAAGGCAGCTGTGACAAagt TTgagaaaatatgtaataagATAGATGATAGAGTAATATGTGTGGATAATGCAAGGCGTCGACACTTGGACACACGCTACAATGTTGCAGTCAACACTATGCGTAATAAAATCATTCAGAATCGAGAGAAACAAGCAGTGGAAGTCTGCAGGCAGCAAGAGGCCAGCAAGCAACAAAATCGAAAGCTGCATGAAGAGATTGTGGACCGTTATGATGTTGAGGTCGAGATGGACGAAGCACGGCGTCAATGTCAGATAGAGGAATTGTCTAAGCAGCGACGTGCTTACCAGAGAATCGAACAAAGGCAAGCGAGGGAGAAGAGGCAGAAAGAAGCTGAGATTCGACGATATCAAATTGCGGGACGGTTGAAAAATCACGAGACGAACAAACGATTTGCTAATATACAGCAATTACGCAAAGATAAAGCGACGTCTGAGCTACGTAGCACATTGTTCGGTCAACGAGACGAGTTTCTGGAAAAGCAACGGGAAGAAAAAAT GATCTAA
- the LOC132790382 gene encoding LOW QUALITY PROTEIN: leucine-rich repeat-containing protein 40 (The sequence of the model RefSeq protein was modified relative to this genomic sequence to represent the inferred CDS: deleted 1 base in 1 codon), translating to MKMVGDGLNSPRQQGGKAKSAKSDPQFPDKYSMRNTRVLKANSKNLTELPEDIVEMACHELVDIVSLQDNLLTKVPSELQNMSELLTELNLSKNQISFIPSFISQFSRLLRINLSGNLLRSLPMELAGLKMLRELNISHNRYEQLPTCIYELESLETLIANDNQIQEIDATDNGLGGLPKLGTLNLTNNNIQIVPPVLGNLTSIDELHLSGNPFRQPRHQILAMGTASIMEYLRNRIPL from the exons ATGAAAATGGTTGGCGATGGCTTGAATAGTCCCCGCCAACAGGGCGGAAAAGCGAAATCGGCAAAGAGTGATCCGCAATTTCCAGATAAGTATTCGATGCGCAACACTCGTGTTCTCAAAGCAAATTCGAAAAATCTGACAGAATTGCCAGAAGACATCGTTGAGATGGCGTGCCATGAGCTAGTCGATATTGTTAGCCTTCAAGACAACTTGCTGACAAAAGTTCCGTCGGAACTGCAAAATATGAGCGAATTGCTAACAGAGTTGAATTTGTCTAAGAACCAAATCTCATTCATACCCTCCTTCATATCGCAGTTCTCGCGTCTCTTACGCATTAATTTATCAGGCAATTTACTTCGTAGCTTGCCCATGGAGTTGGCTGGTCTTAAAATGCTCcgtgaattaaatatttctcaCAATCGTTACGAACAATTGCCAACTTGCATCTACGAATTGGAAAGTCTGGAAACACTTATTGCTAATGATAATCAAATTCAAGAAATCGATGCTACTGATAATGGATTGGGGGGC CTCCCTAAACTTGGCACTCTAAATCTtaccaataataatatacagaTCGTACCGCCAGTGCTGGGAAACCTTACGAGTATAGATGAGCTGCATTTGTCTGGAAATCCTTTCCGTCAGCCTCGTCATCAAATTTTAGCAATGGGCACTGCTTCCATCATGGAATATCTACGGAATCGCATTCCCCTGTAA
- the LOC132792483 gene encoding axoneme-associated protein mst101(2)-like isoform X1, protein MILDKSCIAPAGHVQFLKNRRVLPVILSAKRFNDIVYRSTMGAKRDKLAAAEEDERYLEYLKKGHDALSKHFTNVGAHSLDEEKQAKLDQELREAEIREKQIRLEDERTRKERIIRANRILEELKPGQRALHHALMESEMIYQRKYNEAVNREILQNAENQQRRDEIECPETLVPASSLTEEELKAKEQVKAIVVRALFLKDIEERRQQKADEKEQEIYEGIVEREQYKCLHEQELKAAKKLAEKRREFCRNAYRESLKEKAAVTKFEKICNKIDDRVICVDNARRRHLDTRYNVAVNTMRNKIIQNREKQAVEVCRQQEASKQQNRKLHEEIVDRYDVEVEMDEARRQCQIEELSKQRRAYQRIEQRQAREKRQKEAEIRRYQIAGRLKNHETNKRFANIQQLRKDKATSELRSTLFGQRDEFLEKQREEKMRMAECQANPYLQEDLNFTNDALKSAKKAREAGRPIYPIAKAVEVYRRKNQLDVEPEGRMVQRSKLRDYCWPGYHSKADLAYRQYEHNEECRQKQESDRNQIFAHCMKITKMAAEEHPYKPCVPSCPVKCFQHRGMPPIDSNNSIDVCREVCYEDHLPIRPCPGSMQLIKSCKMDSQAISNRIDDNCDESLAVNRRSSARISDIDTRDHPFIHVLSNDPHKAALRPSKTYCISRSDRARTWR, encoded by the exons ATGATCCTCGATAAGTCTTGTATTGCTCCAGCTGGACACGTCCAGTTTCTCAAGAATCGCAGAGTTTTGCCTGTGATACTGAGTGCTAAGCGCTTTAATGATATTGTATATAGATCTACAATGGGTGCAAAGCGGGACAAATTGGCGGCAGCTGAAGAGGATGAGAGATATTTGGAATACCTCAAGAAAGGACACGATGCACTTTCTAAACACTTCACAAATGTCGGTGCTCACTCATTGGATGAGGAGAAACAAGCGAAGCTAGATCAGGAATTAAGAGAAGCCGAAATTAGGGAAAAGCAAATACGATTGGAGGATGAACGAACACGCAAAGAGCGAATAATACGGGCAAATCGCATATTGGAGGAACTTAAGCCAGGACAACGTGCCCTTCATCATGCGCTGATGGAAAGCGAAATGATTTACCAACGCAAATACAATGAAGCTGTCAATCGCGAGATACTTCAGAATGCTGAAAACCAGCAACGCCGAGATGAGATTGAGTGTCCAGAAACACTTGTGCCAGCAAGTAGTCTGACTGAGGAAGAGTTGAAAGCCAAGGAACAGGTTAAAGCCATCGTCGTTCGTGCTCTTTTTCTCAAAGACATTGAAGAAAGGCGCCAGCAAAAAGCAGATGAGAAGGAACAGGAGATCTACGAAGGCATTGTTGAGCGCGAGCAGTACAAATGTCTCCATGAGCAGGAACTGAAGGCTGCGAAAAAACTTGCAGAGAAAAGGCGCGAATTTTGTCGAAATGCTTATCGAGAATCATTAAAAGAGAAGGCAGCTGTGACAAagt TTgagaaaatatgtaataagATAGATGATAGAGTAATATGTGTGGATAATGCAAGGCGTCGACACTTGGACACACGCTACAATGTTGCAGTCAACACTATGCGTAATAAAATCATTCAGAATCGAGAGAAACAAGCAGTGGAAGTCTGCAGGCAGCAAGAGGCCAGCAAGCAACAAAATCGAAAGCTGCATGAAGAGATTGTGGACCGTTATGATGTTGAGGTCGAGATGGACGAAGCACGGCGTCAATGTCAGATAGAGGAATTGTCTAAGCAGCGACGTGCTTACCAGAGAATCGAACAAAGGCAAGCGAGGGAGAAGAGGCAGAAAGAAGCTGAGATTCGACGATATCAAATTGCGGGACGGTTGAAAAATCACGAGACGAACAAACGATTTGCTAATATACAGCAATTACGCAAAGATAAAGCGACGTCTGAGCTACGTAGCACATTGTTCGGTCAACGAGACGAGTTTCTGGAAAAGCAACGGGAAGAAAAAATGCGTATGGCCGAGTGCCAAGCGAATCCTTATCTGCAAGAGGATCTAAACTTCACCAATGATGCCCTGAAGTCAGCGAAAAAGGCTCGTGAAGCGGGAAGACCTATTTATCCAATTGCAAAGGCTGTGGAAGTTTACAGACGCAAAAACCAGTTAGACGTAGAACCAGAAGGTCGAATGGTGCAAAGGAGTAAACTTCGTGACTATTGTTGGCCTGGGTACCACTCAAAAGCGGACTTGGCCTATAGACAATACGAGCACAACGAGGAATGTCGCCAGAAACAAGAATCGGATCGGAATCAGATATTCGCACATTGcatgaaaattacaaaaatggcAGCTGAAGAGCACCCATACAAGCCCTGTGTTCCATCTTGCCCCGTTAAATGCTTTCAACACCGAGGCATGCCACCCATAGACAGCAATAATTCAATAGATGTGTGCCGAGAAGTCTGCTATGAAGATCATCTTCCTATACGTCCCTGTCCAGGTTCTATGCAGCTTATTAAGTCATGTAAAATGGATTCTCAGGCTATTTCCAATCGTATTGATGACAATTGCGACGAATCCCTAGCAGTGAATCGGCGCAGTAGTGCACGCATATCTGATATCGATACAAGAGATCATCCTTTTATTCATGTTCTTTCGAATGATCCTCATAAAGCCGCATTACGGCCATCCAAGACCTATTGTATATCGCGATCCGATCGAGCTCGCACTTGGCGTTAA
- the LOC132791127 gene encoding dynein light chain roadblock-type 1, producing MAQPPRRTTKIQSARTRAYDDDAFVHNFAVRGAREIIVMDPNGRPMRSTVSQRRSYAYASHLHALAIMARNVVRDLDPANDVTFMRLRSNRQEVHISITQEFILVVIQRLKKQKE from the exons atggcaCAACCACCGAgacgaacaacaaaaatacagtCAGC ACGTACCAGAGcctatgatgatgatgctttCGTCCATAATTTCGCTGTCCGTGGGGCTCGTGAAATAATTGTAATGGACCCCAACGGAAGGCCAATGCGCTCAACGGTTAGTCAAAGACGCTCTTATGCTTACGCTAGTCATCTGCATGCATTGGCGATCATGGCACGGAATGTGGTCCGAGATCTGGATCCCGCTAATGATGTGACTTTCATGCGTTTGCGGTCGAATCGTCAAGAAGTTCATATATCGATAACGCAGGAATTCATTCTAGTTGTTATACAGAGGTTGAAGAAACAAAAGGAATAA
- the LOC132792651 gene encoding uncharacterized protein LOC132792651 encodes MFIREVPNPPRVKKSPQNTGQQMTPYVAAVKRGPYTLTNPVYNHPEPEDSNAKMHNHTFNIDVNAMKNNFKHHQRAIPTPISKSQLPKIKSRSHLGMNEQRDLYRQHRDRLANIKGKVNTCLPPPKMKSSEGNGMELSYMEMLTALYRKSNNTLRTFTKSPDRLAAGRWRNASVAREKERKQQERNMKFNPGGNLFDPAMGKSHHKVKMIKAFSYEVPMHVLHRYEDLMNICDVSVLCKLLRPQIYIDVEVLGTQIRGRLAIQLFTEACPQVVLEFMRICSNQSNHSISFTRNFAPIWLEGCIALDPDRNLDMNNIEHDFEVLNHGVDAGILSFPCRYVRGNARTALTFTISYKPLSILNGKRVAFGKVRKGLQLLEKIQDATAHLAKNNQLVAIKSCGVL; translated from the coding sequence ATGTTTATAAGAGAGGTCCCAAATCCACCACGAGTAAAGAAGTCCCCTCAGAACACTGGCCAACAAATGACACCATATGTGGCGGCTGTCAAACGCGGACCTTACACGCTGACCAATCCAGTTTATAATCATCCGGAGCCAGAAGACAGCAACGCAAAGATGCATAACCACACTTTTAACATCGATGTGAATGCGATGAAGAACAATTTCAAACATCATCAACGTGCGATTCCTACGCCTATAAGCAAGTCCCAGCTGCCTAAAATAAAGTCTCGATCCCATTTGGGTATGAATGAACAAAGGGATCTATATCGTCAGCATCGCGATCGTCTGGCCAACATTAAAGGCAAGGTGAACACTTGCTTGCCACCACCCAAGATGAAAAGCAGCGAGGGTAATGGAATGGAGCTTTCTTATATGGAAATGCTTACGGCGCTTTACAGGAAGAGCAACAATACGTTGCGGACATTCACCAAGTCGCCGGATCGTTTGGCCGCTGGTCGCTGGAGGAATGCCAGCGTAGCCCGGGAGAAGGAACGGAAACAGCAAGagagaaatatgaaatttaatccAGGTGGAAATTTGTTTGATCCAGCTATGGGAAAATCCCATCACAAGGTCAAAATGATTAAGGCGTTCAGCTACGAGGTGCCAATGCATGTGCTCCATCGATACGAGGATCTTATGAACATATGCGATGTGAGTGTTCTGTGTAAGCTGCTACGTCCACAAATCTACATTGATGTAGAGGTCCTTGGCACTCAAATACGGGGTCGTCTTGCCATTCAGCTCTTCACGGAGGCGTGTCCCCAAGTTGTGCTAGAATTTATGCGTATCTGTTCCAATCAGAGTAATCACAGCATTAGCTTCACTCGAAATTTTGCGCCCATTTGGCTTGAAGGCTGTATTGCCCTGGATCCGGATCGCAATCTCGATATGAATAATATCGAACACGATTTCGAGGTACTCAACCATGGCGTCGATGCTGGCATTCTTTCCTTTCCTTGTCGCTATGTGCGCGGTAATGCTCGGACTGCGCTCACTTTTACCATTAGCTACAAACCGTTGTCAATTCTGAACGGCAAGCGAGTGGCTTTTGGTAAGGTTCGCAAGGGACTTCAGCTTCTGGAAAAGATTCAAGACGCTACAGCTCATTTGGCAAAGAATAATCAGCTCGTTGCCATTAAAAGCTGCGGAGTTCTTTAA